Sequence from the Rutidosis leptorrhynchoides isolate AG116_Rl617_1_P2 chromosome 3, CSIRO_AGI_Rlap_v1, whole genome shotgun sequence genome:
aGATTTATCTTTCTCTCTAAGTTATGGTTATGTATTGCATGtattataaatatcaataatataataataataatcccacAGTACGTAGATAATTATTTTCTAATATGACTTCTACAAACCAATAAAAATGTATGATCGGAGGAGATAAATGGGTGGCGATGGCGTGAGAGATTACGGGTATGAACTGAGTGGGAAACAAGAAAAGCTTTATTGCAATGGTtgatttaattatataaaaaaaaggtgAACGTGGAGGCCGGAGAGAAacataaaaaagtaaaaaaaaaaatgcatGCAAGGACGTCATGGCCAACCTATCACGCGCCAAGCCGGTGGTCAATGCCATCGTTTTGACTATCAACTAAACATCAATTTACCCATGTTAAACAACAACAATTTATaattatactagtgaaatgacccgtgaaaacacgggtttgtttaaacgaaacagtttattaatatgttttaggtattaagtgaatgtaaatgttaaagtcatttagtttattcgctcaaagttgaatatttatatttatatttaaatttttaataataataataataattaataataataaatgtcttttaaaattttttagaaaaattaaattacaatttatgagagattaatatttccttttataaaagattttgtattatttttttaattaagttaatatataattatgacatcattatgAAAAGTAAAAGATAATTTAAgttaatgatgatgtcatcattttagaggtttattagactatatagatagattgtatgcatatgtgtatattatCGTTTAAGTGTTGGCCTCCtcgtattatctaaaaaaaaaaaaaaaaaaaaaaaaacctctaaTTAATTAAAAGATCTCAAATGGTAAAAAAACTCGAATTTAAagaaaaaaatcataaatattTGTGAGATAATCCAATTAGATTCTATAAATCCATTTTCTAATACATGGACAAAGAAAGCATCATCTACATTAATTTATTTTTGCGGTGGTTCTTATATATTAAAACGAGTCAATGTTATAGGTTTTCTTAAGATATCAAGAGATAATATTTCACATGGTTTGAAGTGGTTGCTTAAATGTAAACAAATTTCATGTATAAAAGAGACAAATATCAAACTTTTTCAAACCCAAGCAAACCCCATTTTTCCTCCCAATGTTACTTCCAGGTTTTCAAACTTAAATTTTTATATGAAACTTATTGTGAAGCATTATATTTTAAGTATACAGTAaaacctctataaattaataatgttgagACCTGAATATTTTATTAAtttacgaaatagtattatattgATAAATTAATTTAAGCAACTctcaaaataatattaatttaaattattgactTATATTTGTGAGCAACTCTCAAAATAATGCATCGACATTCGAAATTACCATATCCGTTCACTTTACCTATTTGAATAAAATATAAACACGGACCTTCAAAATTCTCATGTGTGtacattattaataaacttgtCAAGTTCAATAGATGTATCTAGATTGATCATTATAAAATGTGTAATGATAAATTTTAGAATTACATCTAGATCGATCACTATAGATTAAGTttctactaaaaaaaaaaaaaatcctaaaattgtgaatattttagtaattattaatttatagtttcgctGGGACCAATATATTTAAATTGGAAtttcaaaaaaattattatcttattatttatcGATTGGGGTTAAATTTTGTACTGGTCACAAGTTAGGAccagaaaaattaataattttatcgaggttattaatttatcgagtattaaattaTATAGGTTTTGCTGTATATATTATGTTTGGTTTAGTTAATTGGATACTTAAACGAGATGCCTTTAGCTTTCATACTTAATTCCGATATTGACTTTCATTTCTTTtagtaaatatatttaaatattttttaacatccaatatataatatatatatatatatatctttcaagtcaaaagttcaaacgagaaccacaaaaaggacgagaactgcgagaacttttaatttacaaagcttttcacatgtgagtagattgaatcacccataaatgttgatggggagtaaaaatgaacataaaatagtttgaaaaaacttatattttacgtatataatcAACTATATAGTTTCcatgttcacatgtgcatatttgtttatgATACATGTGAACATTTTATATAATTAACAGTTTAACAagtaatttgtggtaatgaacatatgtttatTAATAATATGAGCATTTGTCAACAtgtatatgtaatttattttatttaaatacataaaaactATAAAATTAAGAAGTTCTGACAGTTTTCACACTTTTTAAGATTTTTGTTTGAACTGCCCGTAACTTTCAAATTGTATCCAAGTAACATAGCTTAACAAAATAAGATAAACTGATCACAAATATAGGGCCCATAAATATATTATACCATTTTCAATGGGGTTTCACTTTTTTTAGTCGGATGAGGTGGCACCAACTGACACCAACTGACCCTTCTAATTGAGCGTCAATTTTGACATTTTAGGGGCGTTAGTCACGGAAGTGACTAAAAAGAGAAGGTCAAATTTTTTTTTTGGCCAATCATATTTTagtaaattattttatatattattaatttatttattttatccccaactttcaatcagattttaacacatcGCCCTATCCAATATTTAATACAAAAAACTGATACACACGGTTATAAAATGTCAGACACTGACATTGCCAAATCACAGTTAGATTGCACTTTTTAGGCAAAAAGTGTCAAAGCTGCCTGTGACGTCACAGTCACGGTTGGAAATGGTCTTACAATACCCGTGTTTTGAAATTATATTATTAAACACTTAAATCTCTTAGACTAAATGATAcacatatataattaactaaagtaATTAGCTTAAATCCAAGTAACATAGCTTAACAAAATAAGATAAGGCCTATGACTCGGTTTTTGCTTTTCGAAACAGAAACTTTTGCTTTTCAAAGTAGAATTCGAGAAGGCCTATGACTCGGTAAATTGGGACTTTTTAATGTTTATGTTATCCTCTCTAGGTTTTGGTGATACTTGGTGTAGGTGGATTATGGGTTGTCTCAATTCGGCTAGAACTTCCGTGCTTGTTAATGGGTCGCCAACCAGGGAATTCAGTATCAAAAGAGGCCTACGACAAGGTGATCCTCTTAGTCCTTTTCTTTTTCTTATTGTTTTGGAAGGTCTTCATTTAACGTTTCAGCGGGCTATGGAAATTAATTTTATTCGGGGAGTTTCGGTTGGGGCAAACAGAATTCATCTTTCTCATTTTTTGTATGCGGATGACGTTATTATTCTTTCCCGTTGGAGTAGACAAGATCTGAAAAGGATCCTTACTATTCTAGAAATTTTCTACTTGGTCTCGGGTTTACGGATAAATGTTTCAAAGTCGCAAATATTTGGTGTCGGAGTCGAAGAGGCAGATCTCAATATGTTTGCGGCGATAACTGGATGCAGGGCGGGTTCATTCCCGAATATGTATCTAGGTATTCCTATTGGAACTAAGAACTTGGTTTCGAATTGGGGTACTTTGGTGGACAAATTTCGAGCTAAACTTTCTGGTTGGAAGGCTAGTTTAATTTCTTCGGGTGGTAGACTGACTCTTCTCAAATCCGTCATGGGTAGTCTCGGTATTTACCTATTTTCTCTTTTTCAATGCCCAGAAACCATCCTGAAACAATTAGAGTCATTTCGTGCTGGTTTTTTTTGGGGTGGTAGTAATTCCGTCAAGAAAATGGCTTGGGTTAAATGGGCCTCTATTTTATCTTCTTTTGAGCGTGGCGGGCTAAATGTTGGAAGTCTGAAAGCTTTTAACCTTGCTTTGATTCATAAGTGAAAATGGCGCTATTTTGTTAATCCGGCCGATATGTGGGTTTCAGTTATTAAGTCGATTCATGGTAACGTTTTCAATAAGACAGAAGGTAATTCCGTTTGGACATCGATTGTTCGCTTATGTTCTAAAACTGTCGACGATAATTTGTTGCCTCCCAATCTCATTCGTATGGATGTGGGAAATGGGAGGAGTGTGAAATTTTGGCATGATCTTTGGTGCGGTGATTCATGTTTAGCTTCTCGGTATAATCGTTTATTTCATCTAGACGTAAATAAAAATGACTCAGTCGCAGATAAATGGGTTAATGGAGATTGGCAATGGGTGTGGTCTAGAGAAGAAATTGGTAGTCGTAATCTTGCGCTATTAAATTCTCTTCGTCATGAGTTCAATCAAGTTTTTATTTGCGAACGGGAAGATAAATGGGTGTTTTCTCCAGCGTCGGACGGTTTATTCTCGGTGAAGAAAACACGGGATATTATAGATAGCAGGAACCTTATTACTTCGAACACTTCTACGGTTTGGTTTAAATTTATCCCCCGAAAAGTGAATGTTTTTTTGTGGAGGTTTAGACTGAATGCTCTCCCCTTGCGTTGGAATCTCTCCGCGAAAGGTATAGAGATTAATTCGATCGTGTGTCCGGTTTGTAACAACGGTGTGGAGGATCTTTCGCATCTGTTTTTTGGGTGTTCGTTTGCCTTGGATATATGGTATAAGTCTCGACTTTGGATGGATTGTGGGTTTCCTTGCTTGCATTCGTGGGACGATTTATTTTCATGGTTTGGTGCGTCTTCTTTTACTAACGGGATGAAAGACAAAGTTATTGGGATCGTGGTCACCATTTTATGGGCTCTTTGGCGATTCAGGAACGGCATCGTGTTTAACGAAAGTTTTTCTAGTAGAAGTAGCTTTTTTGATGTTATTAGATTACTTTCTTTCCATTGGCTTAAAAACAGAGGTCATAGAGTTTCAAATTGGAACACTTGGCTCTCTGTTCCTTTGTAATTTTTCCTTTAGCTCCTTGCTAGGGAtcgtgtttatttatatatatatttttgttgttgcggttaaaaaaaaaaaataagataaaCTGATCACAAATATAGGTCCCATAAATATATCACAATACCCGTGTTTTGAAATTATATTATTAAATACTTAATTCTCTTAGACTAGATGAtacacatatattataattaactaaAGTAATTAGCTTAAATAAAAATGGagtagtattataataatatttattaatttttgGATTTATTCTACAAAGGACATTATAAGTAGGGTAGTGGCAAAGCTCATTCTCTTCCAAACTACACCTTTTATTCTTTTTACCATTTCTGGTACTTTTTCTTCATCTTTTCAGCCTGAAATTGATTGATCTGCTCCTGCAGTTTAATTTACCAAAAAATGGGATCAGGAAGCTCACCTTGTGCCTCTTGCAAATTGTTGCGGCGTCGATGCGCTAAAGACTGCGTTTTTGCTCCTTATTTCCCTCCTGATGATCCTCATAAATTTGCCATTGTTCATAAGGTTTTTGGTGCTAGTAATGTTAGCAAGATGTTGCAGGTCTTCCTCTCTCTCTATATCTGTCAATATCTCTCTCTATATGCATACATAAGTATAGTAACCAATGTTCTTGTTTTCATACCCCGTCAGTGACTCTTTAACCGTCGTTAAAAAAATGTTCATGAATCCTTAATTGTACGTGTGAATAAAAAAACCCTACTTTTTTTTGTATATATAGTAAAAACAAGTAGCATCATATATATAACGGATAAAAAAAGCTCCAATGATCGAAAATCATTTTGACGTCGCAATTTCAAGAGTTTGATTCAAGATAaaagtgcaaaaaaaaaaaaaaaaaaaaaaaaaaaaaaactcaagaacTTGGTACTATTAAAGAGCTCATTAGTGATGTTGGTAGCTTAATAGATGTATGAAAGCTACCCTCATCACACTTTCAATAAATTTTTTTTAGAAATACAACAAATTTACAATCCAACAACAACGTGCAACAAAAATTTACATCTCATTGCCTCAAGTTAGGCACCTACAACCTTTTGGTTGAATTAAGGTTCTTTCATACCTCTAAACTACAAGCCATTTGGTTCAAGAAATCTTTTAGTACATCATCtcaaaactaaaatatatatatatattcgtggtGTAATTTGTTAATATTTTCCGTTAAATAATTGATATACTAATCCAAAACAGCTGTAGTTACAacttagatacatatatatttatcgcATACAAAAGTCAACGTTAACTAAATTTGACTCAAATATTGATTAAATCATGTTTTTGTCTTATAGGAACTTCCAGTGCACCAAAGAGGAGATGCAGTTAGCAGTTTGGTGTATGAAGCAAATGCAAGAATGAGAGATCCTGTTTATGGTTGTGTTGGTGCAATTTCCTACTTACAAAATCAAGTTTCTCAACTACAAATGCAACTTGCAGTTGCTCAAGCTGAGATCTTGTGCATCCAAATGCAACACGAGCCCGAGTTACCGGCTATAACAAACCATCATCCGTCAATGATCGATTGTGATGCTAAATCATTGTTGTTATCGGGAAGTAATACTAATGATTTTGGTGAACAGATCATGCCACAGTTCTTGAGCTACACTTCAAATAATAACATA
This genomic interval carries:
- the LOC139899063 gene encoding LOB domain-containing protein 12-like → MGSGSSPCASCKLLRRRCAKDCVFAPYFPPDDPHKFAIVHKVFGASNVSKMLQELPVHQRGDAVSSLVYEANARMRDPVYGCVGAISYLQNQVSQLQMQLAVAQAEILCIQMQHEPELPAITNHHPSMIDCDAKSLLLSGSNTNDFGEQIMPQFLSYTSNNNIMQDPLKRECHWT
- the LOC139902367 gene encoding uncharacterized protein — translated: MWVSVIKSIHGNVFNKTEGNSVWTSIVRLCSKTVDDNLLPPNLIRMDVGNGRSVKFWHDLWCGDSCLASRYNRLFHLDVNKNDSVADKWVNGDWQWVWSREEIGSRNLALLNSLRHEFNQVFICEREDKWVFSPASDGLFSVKKTRDIIDSRNLITSNTSTVWFKFIPRKVNVFLWRFRLNALPLRWNLSAKGIEINSIVCPVCNNGVEDLSHLFFGCSFALDIWYKSRLWMDCGFPCLHSWDDLFSWFGASSFTNGMKDKVIGIVVTILWALWRFRNGIVFNESFSSRSSFFDVIRLLSFHWLKNRGHRVSNWNTWLSVPL